The nucleotide sequence TCCAGTATGTACAATTCTATTATCCATGCCCACTACATCTTCAATATCTATAAATGTACCAGCGTGTTCCGTGCCCGAGTTCCATGTATACCATGTGCCAGTTGGTCTCCCCGAAACGCCCCATCACCAGGTAGTTTACTCCATGTGGGCAGTCAGATCCACGACCGCAACGCCGCGTTTGAGGGCTGATGCCGCCGCGGCGTCAGTGGCGCTGGCCGTGTCGTTGCTGGCAAGGGTGCCATTGGCAGCAAGGGTGCCGTTGTTGGGAGGGGTAATGACAGCTCCGGCGTCAGCTCCGGCACCAACATTCCCGCTGTTCATGCCGCCATCAGCCCCAGCTCCGGCATTAGCATCAGCGCCGGCATTAGCATCTGCCCCAGCCCCGGCGTTGGCATctgctccggctccggcatTGGCATCTGCCCCAAGCCCGGCACCAACATTCCCGTTGTTCATGCCGCCATCAGCCCCAGCTCCGGCATTAGCATCAGCGCCGGCATTAGCATCTGCGCCGGCATTAGCATCTGCTCCAGCTCCGGCATTAGCATTTGCTCCAGCACCAGCGTTCCCATCAGCCCCGGCATTCGCATCAGCTCCTGCATTGGCTCCAGTTCCGGCgtcagcatcagcaccagcatTGGCATCAGCACCACCGTTGGCGCCTCCTCCCTGGCCATTACCATTGCCATTACCATTGCCATTACCATTGCCATTACCATTaccattaccaccaccaccaacaccacccatgttgcccttcccctttccacgcccattatcatcatcatcgaaaTCATCATCCGCATCCGCATCATTGCCCTTCCCCTTGCCATTACCGTTGCCATTGCCATTTCcattgccgttgccgttgccgttgccgttgccgttgccgttgccgttgccgttgccgttgccgttgccgttgccgttgccgttgccgttg is from Podospora pseudopauciseta strain CBS 411.78 chromosome 5 map unlocalized CBS411.78m_5.2, whole genome shotgun sequence and encodes:
- a CDS encoding uncharacterized protein (antiSMASH:Cluster_6), which encodes MHAPTLAQALAGGLLAAASVAGFTGVDTRAITLRYAGALVAGAAIPVANAVPAPQYARVLRARGVGKATAPRSATKRSQTKATRVKARGGKGKNDDGDDDDNGNGNGNGNGNGNGNGNGNGNGNGNGNGNGNGNGNGNGNGNGNGNGKGKGNDADADDDFDDDDNGRGKGKGNMGGVGGGGNGNGNGNGNGNGNGNGNGQGGGANGGADANAGADADAGTGANAGADANAGADGNAGAGANANAGAGADANAGADANAGADANAGAGADGGMNNGNVGAGLGADANAGAGADANAGAGADANAGADANAGAGADGGMNSGNVGAGADAGAVITPPNNGTLAANGTLASNDTASATDAAAASALKRGVAVVDLTAHME